AGATATTCGAATCAAATCAGATCATCACACAAACCAGACTAAAATTGAAGCAGGTGGGAATGTCCGCATAAAAGTAAAATCAAAAGAACAAAAGACTAACCAATGCATGCAAAATCGAGAATTATTACATAAAACTAGCTGCCTGTATCGAATGAATTTCAACCTCACGCTCGCAAACCCGAGAGAGTAAGATGAAAATAAATTAATAATATTATAATCAAATCAACGGTATTGATAACAACAAAAGAATGTGATTTGATTAAATCAGACCACCTGAAAGCAAGCTCGCGTCACCTCAATCACCCCGAGCCGGATTATACGATGCCGTAAAAATCAGCTCTACAGGACTCTTATCGAACAGAGAGAACAAAAGATAGGCCGAAGATGTAAAGCACCAGCTCAATTGCAAAATTCATAATCTACAGAGGATTCAATCATTATTGACATGGAACCGTCACTCGGAAGCCGATAATCAAACAATCGATAATCCGCGAATATCAGTGAGCTCACCAAATCAGATATCAAGACGATTAGGGCCAAGCGAGGGTTGGAGAAGCAAGCGCGTGAGAATAGCCATGGCCCTCAGGCAGCAAGGTTGGACTTACAAAACAATTTCTGAGCATTTGTTTGTCTCACAAAAATCAATTATGCGAGATATTAAATGCTTTGTAATCAATCCCAGAAATTTACCACGACCTTAAAAAACAATAAAATAACTTAAAAAAATACTTTGCTTAAATGACTCTTTTTATAAGTTCAACAACTAAGACTGTTTGGAAATGGATCGAGGAGTTGTCAGCCCGACAACTCCTTAATCCCGATGCCGGTGCCCACCTGCATCATACTCAAGTCAGCTGTTGACTGAAAGAGCAGCGATTATCCAAGTCGCCTTTAAATTGTGGTCGAGAAACCAGCGAGGATCACAACATTTTTAACAAAGCGGAGAATCATCATATCAAGCCAAGGGCGCAAGATGCTACAAATCAGCAGAGCCTGCTTAGAAAAAAGCTAATAGACGCCATTTGAAGAGCTCTCAAATAGTGACTGGAGAAAAAAGCAAAAATAAAACCAAATGAATGAGTGATTCAGATGGACAGAGTAGTTGAAATTTATAAAAATTGCTTCATTTCTAAAATCACCATTGATTAGCTCGCGCATCATTCACAAAAAGGTTAGAGAAACGACCGATGGGTGCGTTTGTTGAACGAACAGCATCGAGAACAACATAATCAGATCAAGACTGGCCAAATATCTTAAGCCTCAAAAAAAACGATTGGCACGTTAACGTCCGAACCTGGGTTGAAGAAGTCTCTTAAGGTGATCATATCAACCAGTGGTTGCTTGCTACATAATGCCCCACCCCATTCAGTGAGGCATTGTATGGATCTTAATGATTAATGATCAACTGTATGCCTTAGCAATCAGTGGACCGGCCTGTTCATCAGTAAGAACTGGTGTCACTTCCCAATCAAGACATTCTGCCCATTCAGCAGCATGTTCATAACAGGCATCAGCGCTGTCGGCCTCGACAAGGATCCAACCCTCAACAGAACCTGGGCCATGAAAACGCTTCCAGGACTTGCAAGCTGGAAAAGGGGCTCCAGTTGACAAAAATTTCTTGGCTGCGATCTCGTGATATCCGGTCTTAAAAGACCAATGCATCAAAAAAGTCATAGGAAAATCGTTGACTCGAGTAGGATCGCACAAAATCAAAGAAAAAGGAAGTGATCAAGAGTCGTGAAAAGGTACAAGCAATCTATAGAATGATGTAATTCAAAAAATCAATCAATGTGGTTCTGAAAGAAGCCGTTCAATGACTCAGCTAAAGTTGATTAGCCAAAATTTTAGTCGATAAGCCGATCAAAGTACATTCGCATCTCATACTCATCAACCGATAAATCGATCTCACTATGTGTAATCCGAAGGGGTAGATCGGGATCAGCCCAATGATGTAAAAATAAACAAACTGATGCCAAAAGCCAGAAAAAGCTACGGCTCAACGAAGACATCAATGATAAAACATATTCACATGAAGCAGACAGAATCAATAAACTCGACGTCAAAGTCAAGGCTTGATAACGATGAGTTGACCATAGGAGCAAAGACTGGAGATCAACAATTAATTGATTGATAGCTTGGTTAACGTCATACGAGCTGCAAAAAACCTGGCAAAAGGGCAATGTAAATAAAAATACAGTCAAATAGTAATAATTAGCTGGCTAAAAGGGGTGCAATTTCCCATTCGCAATGATTATCTCTATTATCCTTCAATACCACGCTCCAATGGAAGTATGTCCTCATCAGAAGAATCTTTGGAAATTGTTGGAACCGGTATTGCGACCTTAGCTTTTGCTTTTTTAATCGTGAAGGGAGGAACTGCAAAGGATGGAATTGGTACACGTACAGAGAATTGACTAGTGCCTACGGGCACGTTATTGATAGAACCGATCCTAGGTCGGTTTGGCAATACTTCCTCACCAGAAGCATCATAAATAAATGCAAAAACATCAACGTCCTTAATCAAACTTTTAGCGGTGCTCTTAATCTGTCCTTTCAAGATATAACATCCAGAACGATAACCTTTCGGCTGTTTAGAAGCAGGATCAGCAGTATCGCATTTCATGAGATCTAGTTGACTTAGCTCAAAATCAAGTGCATGAACAGGAGTAACAGCGACTGTGAAAATCAAGAAAAAAATTAAAAAAATTGAAAAAACCTGGCTTTTCAAGAAACCCATGATGGATACACTTTCAAATCAACATTGGTGCATACCAAGAGAATCGGCAACTGCAAATTAGCAAGGACATGTATCGATTGACGCACTTGGATAACACAGCGAGGAAATTCAGCATACAAAACAAGGCATACTTAAATGAAAGCAATCATATAAAGAACTTAAAGGTGGTCAACAAGAAATGAACAACAAGCCTTGCCACTAAATAATGTTTATAGTGCAACAGTGGCGCAAAACTGAGGAACAATATTATGACGATTCAGATTCTATTGAGTGTCAGTGATTTAGGCAATGAACTGACGATAGTTCATCATTATTGTTTTGAATAAAAGCCACGACGCTCAACACGTCTCTTGAAATATTTTGATTCGTATAGCCAAAACTTTTCTTTGTCTAGGACAAACCCCTCGCTCAAGGCAATTGCAACAACATGATCTTCGTTATTTGCCTTGCTGATTTGATGTTGAAGAGCGTCATCCTGCTTGAGGCGAGAAAGGAAAGCGCAGAGATCTTGTTCTGACTGCTGACACTTTTTCAATCTGCCCATATAAAAGGGGACAGGATCGTGATGATTCATAAAAAAGAAGGAAGCAAGCTCAAGCTACAAGCAATTAATGCCTTGGTTAGAAAAAAATAAATATCTTAAATGAAGATAAGCACTGAAGCTGTTGAGCTTTATTGAACAATTTGGTTTTAAACCCTGTTAAGAGGTGTCTAGAGTCGCTCAGAAAACGAAAGTCGGTTGTTTTGTGTAAATCAATACTGAGTAGAAGCTGAAAGATTTATATTAACTACTCTAACTTGAAGAAATCTGGGTATTGATTTATTTCACAAGGTTGATTGTCCATCTCCTACCTCCCATTCGATCATCCTCTGAATAACAATTTGCCAACAATTCTCCCTTAGCACTGCGCACCATACACTCAAGTCCGTCTTTGGTTGTAATGAAACTGGAAGCATTGGGACAAATAAGTTTGGAAAAATCACTGCTCATCTCTTCAACAATCTTCCCCCAGACGAGGTCAATATTTTCATCAGAAGCCGCAACAAAGTGCATGATACTGAGATTGAATTTAATCAACCCTAAGCAGGTTCACGAATATAGCAACGTTCAGATTTTCAGCTAGGGTGTCAATTATGGACAAGTCAACAGTTCGTTTGAGAAAAGACTCAAGAAATAATCAAGAGGAATTATAAATACTAAAAACTGATTGGATCCCAAAGATCAAGGAGTTCGTTTTTACTTTTTGATCCGTGATGCAACATCCATATAGTCAAAGCCATCAAAATGATTAATTTCTTGCGGCGCAAAGCCTAGTGGCTGAACGGTTTTCGCCATACTCAGGAACTCACTGATGTAACCGCGGCGGAGAGTACGCGCAGGGATGCGCTTAGGAGAAAGGTCGCTAATGATCAAAAGCTCAATTGCAGTCATTATAGAACTTCATGAATTCATACGAAGAATGATTTTGCACAAATCGGCCTGTACAAACAAACATTTTTGCCAGCGAAGCCAGTCTCAGCAGCAGGCTTATGGGTTGCACTGACAAGCAAGATGCAATAAAAGCTGGTCAAGGCACGAATTGAATCTGAATAGGAAAAGATATCTCGAAAAAGTTGAATTACCCGAATCTAATCAAGAAGACATTTAATCCAATGTTTTCAGGATAATACTCCTTCTTAGACAACATCACTCAGAGCATATCTCAGGAAATTAAATAAAGAAATCGGATTTAAAGTCAACCAAATCTCTGATATTGTCAGCCGATCGGAAGATACAAAGCACTGCGATTCATAACGCCGATTAAAATCATCTCGCCGCAGAGCCTGATCTTGGCTCTGCTTAAGTTGCTTGTGCAGATTCGCCAGGTTTTCCTGATCGATAATTTCCTCATCAATCACCAAAAACCAGCGATCATCTCCCTTCAGGAGATTGACGAGAGTTTGCAGGAAGCTGCTGATCAAAGAAAGTAAATTTTGCATCTTATCCAGAAGACATCTGATCATAAGACCTGTTCTTCAGTGCCACTTGTGCCGCGGAATACATAGGCATCAAATTATCCGTTGCTAAGGAGGAATGTGGTTTGATCTTATCCTGTGAACAAGCGAATCATGTTGATCTATGCAGGTATTTTCATTGCAGGTTTTCTATTCGTCTCGACAGGGCTTGCCTACGACACCTTCTAAATGATTTTTACAGCAATATGACTTGTTCTACTGGCATTCAATACAGACCATGGCTAATGCAAGAAAGCATCCTAAAGAAGAGCGCATTGGAGTCATAGCGAAAAACGAATAAGAAATATATATTACCGTTTCACCAAAAAAATTTTACCTAAATAATACGAGATGATTATGATGAGGATACAAGCATGCATTGAGTCGGACATATTGAGTGACGCCTGGAGGCATTGTGGATTGATAAAGACCAGATTCAATCCAAGACTGTGCTTAAGAACTCATACAGACAGAGGATATATACAATATCAAATCATCCTCGCCTGACAGACAATATTAGGTCTACAATTATTGCAGGACAGCATTTGATGCTAACACTTGCAAAATTGAAGGATTGACCGATGAATGATTCAGAACAACGAGACTACCCGAAAACGGTCTATGAAAATGCCTGGGAAGATCTGGATGTGATGTACGAAAGCTGGAAAACAGTGCATGGAGTAGACCGCAAATTCTGCGTCAGTTTAATCAGAAAATTCGCCAACTATCTTGAAGCTGAGTGCAGCT
Above is a window of Synechococcus sp. BIOS-E4-1 DNA encoding:
- a CDS encoding Nif11-like leader peptide family natural product precursor; this encodes MNHHDPVPFYMGRLKKCQQSEQDLCAFLSRLKQDDALQHQISKANNEDHVVAIALSEGFVLDKEKFWLYESKYFKRRVERRGFYSKQ
- a CDS encoding DUF3303 domain-containing protein, which encodes MTFLMHWSFKTGYHEIAAKKFLSTGAPFPACKSWKRFHGPGSVEGWILVEADSADACYEHAAEWAECLDWEVTPVLTDEQAGPLIAKAYS